One window from the genome of Salvia miltiorrhiza cultivar Shanhuang (shh) chromosome 7, IMPLAD_Smil_shh, whole genome shotgun sequence encodes:
- the LOC130995489 gene encoding probable aquaporin TIP5-1: MASLKSRLQHSVTPVALRSYLAEFISTFLFVFASVGAATSSWKMTASDPASLTATAIASAFALSAAVYIAASISGGHVNPAVTFAMAVGGHITIPMAVFYWMAQMLGSVMACLVLKTMTVGQKIRVHTIPDEMTGFGASILEGVMTFGLVYTVYVCADARRSSAIGPLAVGFILGANVLASGPFTGGSMNPACAFGAALVGGSFKNQAVYWVGPLIGAALAGILYDNVVFPAHSVSDGAVVGI; the protein is encoded by the exons ATGGCATCGCTGAAATCCCGGCTGCAGCACTCCGTCACTCCTGTTGCCCTTAGATCTTATCTTGCAGAGTTCATATCCACATTCCTCTTCGTCTTCGCCTCAGTTGGCGCCGCCACTTCTTCAT GGAAGATGACGGCGTCTGACCCGGCCTCTCTGACGGCTACTGCAATCGCGAGCGCCTTTGCTTTATCAGCGGCTGTTTACATCGCCGCCAGCATCTCCGGTGGCCACGTCAATCCCGCGGTGACGTTCGCAATGGCCGTGGGAGGCCATATTACCATCCCCATGGCCGTCTTCTATTGGATGGCGCAAATGCTCGGCTCTGTCATGGCCTGCCTTGTGCTTAAAACTATGACTGTCGGACAG AAAATCCGTGTTCACACAATTCCGGACGAAATGACCGGATTTGGAGCGTCGATCCTGGAGGGCGTGATGACGTTCGGGCTCGTATACACGGTGTATGTGTGTGCAGACGCGAGGAGGAGCAGCGCGATTGGGCCGTTGGCAGTCGGGTTTATCTTGGGCGCCAACGTGCTGGCATCGGGGCCTTTCACGGGTGGGTCGATGAATCCAGCGTGCGCCTTTGGTGCGGCCCTTGTGGGAGGGAGTTTCAAGAATCAGGCAGTTTACTGGGTTGGACCCTTGATCGGAGCCGCACTTGCTGGGATTCTCTACGACAATGTGGTTTTCCCTGCACATTCTGTTTCCGATGGAGCCGTCGTCGGCATCTAA
- the LOC130995488 gene encoding F-box protein At5g07670-like codes for MGFSPDKENQHSASWLRSKKALNNVLCAMRLNKPLTPKNQIQPPLASPRTPKIHHFTPTTDVVLDKTSLLSDEILLKILSKLPTSQRDANFLVSKRWLNLQGRLVRSVKLLDWYFLVSGRLLYRFPNLVRVDLVTGCLVSPQNLGVSVTNRIVSFHGGSDCFHHKDWFTPENYALSGDEVDRGLKVLAGGFPNLRKLAVMNATEMGLLSVAEECPALQELELRMCNDRVLRGIAACQNLQILRLSGVADGSLVSDVGLTILAQGCKKLMKLELSGCGGSFEGIRAIGQCCLMLQELTLSDHDMEDGWMLGLSFCENLKSLRLVSCRRIDGVLDEDLGCCPAIESLHLDKCQLRDKKSLRALFLISQNAREVVLQNCWGLSDDMFITATALRRVSSLSIQGCSLLSTHGLESVIISWDELKSLKVISCNNIKDEEINPLLSNVFAALKDLKWEPDSRSRLSSSLAGTGVGRKGAKFFNKSCDWKSLPASFRTKLDAST; via the exons ATGGGGTTTTCACCTGACAAAGAAAATCAACATTCAGCGAGCTGGTTGAGAAGCAAGAAAGCTTTGAACAATGTCCTCTGCGCAATGCGCCTCAACAAACCCCTCACCCCCAAGAACCAAATCCAACCCCCGCTTGCTTCACCGCGCACACCCAAGATCCATCATTTCACTCCTACAACAGATGTTGTTCTCGACAAAACTTCACTTCTCTCCGATGAAATCTTGCTCAAGATTCTCTCAAAGCTCCCGACATCTCAGAGGGATGCCAATTTTCTTGTTTCCAAACGGTGGCTCAATCTGCAGGGCAGGCTTGTGAGATCAGTCAAGCTTCTAGATTGGTACTTTCTCGTTTCAGGAAGGTTACTTTACAGGTTTCCCAATCTCGTTCGCGTCGATTTGGTTACTGGGTGTTTGGTTTCCCCCCAGAACTTGGGCGTCTCTGTCACTAACAGGATCGTGTCTTTTCACGGCGGTTCTGATTGCTTTCATCATAAAGACTGGTTTACTCCGGAGAATTATGCGTTGAGTGGCGATGAAGTGGACAGGGGTTTGAAGGTTTTGGCGGGTGGATTCCCGAATCTGCGGAAATTGGCGGTGATGAACGCCACCGAGATGGGGCTGCTGAGCGTGGCTGAGGAGTGCCCCGCGTTGCAAGAACTCGAGCTGCGTATGTGCAACGACCGTGTTCTTCGCGGCATAGCGGCGTGCCAGAATCTGCAGATCTTGAGGCTGAGTGGAGTTGCAGATGGTTCGCTTGTTTCGGATGTTGGTCTGACCATCTTGGCGCAGGGATGCAAGAAACTGATGAAGCTCGAATTGAGCGGATGCGGAGGGAGCTTTGAAGGCATTAGAGCCATTGGGCAGTGCTGTTTGATGCTCCAAGAGCTGACGCTATCCGACCATGATATGGAGGATGGTTGGATGTTGGGCCTTTCGTTTTGTGAGAATTTGAAGAGTTTGAGGTTGGTGTCGTGCAGGAGAATCGATGGTGTGTTGGATGAGGATTTGGGATGTTGTCCGGCAATTGAGAGCTTGCATTTGGACAAGTGTCAGTTGAGGGACAAGAAGAGTTTGAGGGCATTGTTTCTTATCTCTCAGAATGCGAGGGAAGTGGTGCTGCAGAATTGCTGGGGTCTGAGTGATGACATGTTCATCACTGCAACTGCTTTGAG GAGGGTGAGCTCTCTGTCGATACAAGGATGCTCGTTGCTGAGCACGCACGGGCTGGAGAGCGTGATCATCTCTTGGGACGAGCTTAAGAGCCTCAAAGTGATATCTTGTAACAACATAAAGGATGAAGAGATCAATCCACTACTTTCCAATGTGTTTGCAGCTCTCAAAGATTTGAAATGGGAACCGGATTCGAGAAGCCGCCTTTCCTCGAGTCTTGCAGGCACCGGCGTTGGGAGAAAGGGTGCTAAGTTCTTCAACAAGTCGTGTGATTGGAAATCTCTGCCGGCCTCATTTAGAACTAAATTAGATGCTTCAACTTAA